The genomic window TCTGCATTTATAGTAAGATTAAAAGAAGAAAATATTCCAGATAAAGATAAGCATTTACAGGAAAATGTAAATAAAACAATAGATGATCATATTTCCAAAAGTGATAGAAAAATCCCAGTTAATACTTATGGAGTTACAGTAAAGGGGCTTAACAATATTATGGTGAGGTTTGCAAAATGTTGTAATCCAGTACCGGGAGACGAAATATTAGGATATATAACTAAAGGCAGAGGAGTTTCAGTACATAGGGCAGATTGTAGTAATTTAAAGGCTTTGGTAAACTATGATGAGGAAAAAGTAGTTGAAGTTACTTGGGGAAAGGCTAAAGGGGCTGCTTATGTTGCAGAAATTCAAGTAAAGGCAGAAGATAGAATAGGTATATTATCAGATATTATGATGATAATAACAGATGCTAACTTACCTCTTAATGCGTTAAATGCAAAATCATCTAAGGCAAATGTAGCAATAGTTAATATAAAAGTTAAAATAGATTCAGTAGAACAGTTAAAAGAACTTATGAGAAAAATAAGAAGATTAAAAGGCGTAATGGATGTTTATAGAATGAATAACTAAAGGATGTGAATAAATGAGGGCTGTGGTACAAAGAGTTTCATCATCTAAGGTTGTAGTAGATGACTCTGTTATAGGATCAATAGGAAGAGGAGTTAATGTACTTATTGGTATATCAAAAGAAGATACTGAGGAAGATTTAATATATATAAGAGATAAGGTTATAAACCTAAGAATATTTGAAGATGAGAATTCAAAAATGAACTTATCACTATTAGATATAAAGGGTGAAATATTGGCAATTTCTCAATTTACCCTATATGGTGATTGTAGAAAAGGTAGAAGACCTAATTTTATGAATGCAGAAGGTGGCGAAAGAGCC from Clostridium septicum includes these protein-coding regions:
- the dtd gene encoding D-aminoacyl-tRNA deacylase, which codes for MRAVVQRVSSSKVVVDDSVIGSIGRGVNVLIGISKEDTEEDLIYIRDKVINLRIFEDENSKMNLSLLDIKGEILAISQFTLYGDCRKGRRPNFMNAEGGERAKELYNRFIELLKESKLKVETGEFGADMKVDIQNDGPVTLLLESKRNF